The following proteins come from a genomic window of Trinickia caryophylli:
- a CDS encoding bacteriophage N4 adsorption protein A, whose amino-acid sequence MKQSTIARAVRWAILVRLGSAAALASLAIHAGGAETLTPRAYRLADAAYKAIAAGDLPRAENYASRALKAQPGSLQLGLLMVDVYVRQGKVAEADDAAEALERRHPGDPLVLARHGFLQQGQQRYEAAMEDFDAALGARNWSAAEERNLRLALADSALAAHQPERATRALAPYEQEPDTAVQLRIAQLRLRNGDRDGARHAAELAQSHASTDEDRQAAATIIAFANEPEPKDDTARQTLQTAYDLLRENKDEEALEAFRRGLSSGAGTAGNYADAGYAAKRLGENDEAVQLFKQSLDADDTEHAFDEQRRFGYRREVQQLERHWGFVLSLPYQVSAFSPQGTVNVLQPGIEAYWQPPKIGYQNGRILQFFVRGYGTAYDGSGNVTGLPTVQGSIGARYKPIIDQNLVIAAERLVHIGRFSTNDWLARLGYSSEGGSDLRVTEPSWRSWQVYAEADYFLHQGRYVLYSELRYGHTWALPAISNHLTVYPHVAFVFDHDNREIDKTAMGIGPGVQFRFWFRENRYSAPASWADVTIQYRFPLTSAARARGLVVQATLWF is encoded by the coding sequence ATGAAGCAGTCGACGATCGCGCGGGCGGTGCGCTGGGCGATACTCGTTCGCTTGGGGAGCGCTGCCGCGCTCGCGTCGCTTGCGATTCATGCGGGCGGTGCCGAGACGCTCACACCGCGCGCGTACCGCCTGGCCGATGCGGCGTACAAGGCGATTGCGGCAGGCGACCTCCCGCGTGCCGAAAATTACGCATCGCGCGCGCTGAAGGCGCAGCCGGGCAGTCTTCAGTTAGGGCTCCTGATGGTCGACGTCTACGTCAGGCAAGGCAAGGTGGCCGAGGCGGACGACGCGGCCGAAGCGCTCGAGCGGCGACACCCCGGCGATCCGCTCGTGCTCGCGCGGCACGGATTCCTGCAGCAGGGGCAACAGCGATACGAAGCGGCAATGGAAGATTTCGATGCGGCGCTCGGCGCGCGTAACTGGAGTGCTGCCGAGGAGCGCAACCTGCGCCTTGCACTGGCCGATAGCGCATTGGCGGCGCACCAGCCGGAGCGGGCGACGCGTGCGCTCGCGCCCTACGAACAGGAGCCGGATACGGCAGTACAACTGCGCATCGCGCAACTGCGCCTGCGCAATGGCGATCGCGACGGCGCGCGGCACGCGGCCGAACTCGCACAAAGCCATGCGTCCACGGACGAAGACCGGCAAGCTGCCGCCACGATCATTGCGTTCGCGAACGAGCCCGAGCCGAAGGACGATACCGCTCGTCAGACGCTGCAGACCGCCTACGATCTGCTGCGCGAGAACAAGGACGAAGAGGCGCTGGAGGCGTTCCGGCGCGGGCTGAGCAGCGGCGCCGGCACGGCCGGCAATTATGCCGACGCGGGCTATGCGGCCAAGCGCCTCGGCGAAAACGACGAGGCAGTCCAGCTTTTCAAGCAAAGCCTGGATGCCGACGATACCGAGCACGCATTCGACGAGCAGCGGCGTTTCGGCTATCGGCGCGAGGTGCAGCAGCTCGAGCGGCACTGGGGCTTCGTGCTGAGCCTGCCTTACCAAGTGTCGGCGTTCTCCCCGCAAGGTACGGTCAATGTGCTGCAGCCCGGCATCGAAGCATACTGGCAGCCACCGAAAATCGGCTACCAGAATGGGCGCATCCTGCAGTTTTTCGTGCGCGGCTACGGCACCGCTTACGACGGCTCGGGCAACGTGACCGGCTTGCCGACCGTGCAAGGGTCGATCGGCGCGCGCTACAAGCCGATCATCGATCAGAACCTCGTGATCGCGGCGGAGCGGCTCGTACACATCGGCAGATTTTCCACCAACGACTGGCTGGCGCGTCTCGGCTACTCGTCCGAGGGCGGAAGCGATCTGCGCGTGACGGAGCCGAGCTGGCGCAGCTGGCAGGTCTACGCCGAAGCTGACTACTTTCTCCATCAGGGGCGCTACGTGCTCTATTCGGAGCTGCGCTATGGGCATACCTGGGCGCTGCCGGCGATCAGCAATCACCTGACGGTCTATCCGCACGTCGCGTTCGTATTCGATCACGACAACCGCGAAATCGACAAAACCGCGATGGGTATCGGGCCCGGCGTGCAATTCCGATTCTGGTTCCGCGAGAATCGTTACAGCGCACCGGCCAGTTGGGCCGACGTGACGATTCAATACCGTTTCCCGCTGACATCGGCCGCGCGAGCGCGCGGTCTCGTGGTGCAAGCGACGCTATGGTTCTAG
- a CDS encoding NAD(P)/FAD-dependent oxidoreductase, with protein sequence MMKRCVEFDLVIVGAGPAGLAAAGVAASRAMRVAVIDDNPRPGGQVWRQGPAHTASEPLARALDELRQRANVTMFAGARIVAAAPPNGLLLEMGRGTGRDEASTVLYSRLIVATGARERLLPFSGWTLPGVTGAGGLQALIKGGVPVRGQRIAIAGSGPLLLAALATARAAGANVVAVIEQAPFAAVARFGAALARTPAKLWQAARLSRGFAGTRYLTGSVIAEACGRERLEAVVVERGARRETIACDRLAIGYGLVPNTTLAQALGCALTDGAIAIDGHGRTSVGNIFAAGECTGIGGVELACVEGRIAGIAASGEAIPATLGRERDRWRRFAVGLAQAFALGPRARAHPPGETLLCRCEDATFAAVAAHASWRDAKLHTRCGMGACQGRICGAAANVYFGWDVTAARPPIAPARIATLAAGDFSRPIIGASSTFERDH encoded by the coding sequence ATGATGAAGCGCTGTGTCGAATTCGACCTCGTCATCGTGGGTGCGGGGCCCGCTGGATTGGCGGCGGCGGGCGTTGCCGCGTCACGCGCCATGCGCGTTGCCGTCATCGACGACAACCCGCGCCCGGGCGGGCAGGTTTGGCGTCAGGGGCCTGCGCATACTGCGAGTGAGCCGCTTGCGCGCGCCCTGGATGAATTGCGGCAGCGCGCCAACGTCACGATGTTCGCGGGGGCGCGCATCGTTGCCGCTGCGCCGCCCAACGGACTCTTGCTGGAAATGGGCCGCGGAACGGGTCGCGACGAGGCAAGTACGGTTCTGTACTCGCGCCTGATCGTTGCAACGGGCGCCCGCGAGCGGCTGCTTCCGTTCTCGGGCTGGACGCTACCGGGCGTGACCGGTGCGGGCGGGCTCCAGGCCTTGATCAAGGGTGGTGTGCCTGTGCGTGGGCAACGCATCGCGATTGCGGGCAGCGGGCCGCTGCTGCTCGCGGCGCTTGCTACGGCGCGTGCGGCCGGTGCGAACGTCGTCGCGGTGATAGAACAAGCGCCCTTCGCCGCCGTCGCGCGCTTCGGTGCCGCGCTGGCGCGCACGCCCGCCAAGCTCTGGCAAGCCGCCCGTCTCTCGCGCGGGTTCGCCGGCACGCGCTACCTGACAGGAAGCGTCATAGCCGAGGCGTGCGGCCGCGAGCGATTGGAAGCGGTGGTTGTGGAGCGGGGCGCTCGTCGCGAGACGATCGCGTGCGATCGACTCGCGATCGGCTACGGGCTCGTGCCGAATACGACGCTCGCTCAGGCGCTTGGATGCGCATTGACCGATGGCGCCATCGCCATCGACGGGCACGGCCGTACCTCGGTCGGCAACATCTTCGCCGCGGGCGAATGCACCGGCATCGGTGGCGTCGAGCTTGCGTGCGTCGAAGGGCGTATAGCGGGCATCGCGGCGAGCGGGGAGGCGATACCCGCGACGCTTGGGCGCGAGCGCGACCGTTGGCGCCGATTCGCCGTCGGTCTCGCCCAGGCCTTCGCGCTCGGCCCGCGCGCGCGGGCGCACCCGCCCGGTGAGACGCTGTTGTGCCGCTGCGAAGATGCGACGTTTGCCGCGGTCGCCGCGCATGCGAGCTGGCGCGATGCGAAGCTGCACACGCGTTGCGGCATGGGGGCCTGCCAGGGACGGATATGCGGTGCCGCGGCGAATGTCTACTTTGGCTGGGATGTGACCGCGGCGCGGCCGCCGATCGCACCCGCGCGGATCGCGACACTCGCGGCAGGCGATTTTTCGCGCCCTATAATCGGCGCATCCTCGACTTTCGAGCGCGACCATTGA
- a CDS encoding NAD(P)/FAD-dependent oxidoreductase: MSASAIVVGAGIVGAACAAELAAHGMAVRVFDAGGIGGGTTAAGMGHIVVMNDSPAEFALARYSRALWLELAPQLRAIDAFRRCGTLWVAADEEEWAAACALHATFAANEVAAQLLDAPALFACEPQLSRAMAGGLLVEHDSIVYAPTAAEWLLTRSSGAPRIRLQTSTAVVRADSSSVTLADGTRVGADFVVVASGLEARRLVPSLPLAPKKGHLLITDRYPGFISHQLLELGYIKSAHQHAGTSVAFNAQPRPTGQILLGSSRQFETSDPAVELPVLAQMLERCTHYLPALAGLNGIRAWTGLRAATPDGLPLIGRMESDEDGTRSHEAADKGAGIWVATGHEGLGVTTALATARLLASQMIGSHAELDATPYLPGRFRALRGGADVMEHERQ, from the coding sequence ATGAGCGCGAGCGCCATCGTGGTGGGCGCCGGGATCGTCGGCGCCGCTTGCGCGGCGGAGCTCGCGGCCCACGGCATGGCCGTTCGGGTGTTCGACGCGGGCGGCATTGGCGGCGGAACCACGGCTGCGGGCATGGGGCATATCGTCGTGATGAACGACTCGCCTGCCGAGTTCGCGCTGGCGCGATACTCCCGTGCGCTATGGCTCGAATTGGCGCCGCAGTTGCGCGCGATCGATGCGTTTCGCCGTTGCGGCACGCTGTGGGTCGCGGCGGACGAGGAGGAGTGGGCTGCGGCATGCGCGCTGCATGCCACCTTCGCCGCGAACGAAGTTGCCGCGCAGTTGCTCGACGCGCCTGCGCTCTTCGCCTGCGAGCCTCAATTGTCGCGGGCGATGGCGGGGGGATTGCTCGTCGAGCACGACAGCATCGTCTATGCGCCGACAGCGGCCGAGTGGTTGCTGACTCGATCGTCGGGCGCGCCGCGTATTCGGTTGCAGACGTCGACAGCGGTGGTCCGCGCGGATTCATCGAGCGTGACGCTTGCCGACGGCACACGCGTCGGCGCGGACTTCGTCGTGGTCGCGAGCGGGCTCGAGGCGAGGCGGCTTGTGCCATCGCTGCCACTCGCCCCGAAAAAAGGCCACCTGCTCATCACCGATCGTTATCCCGGCTTCATTTCTCACCAACTGCTCGAACTCGGCTACATCAAAAGCGCGCACCAGCATGCGGGCACCTCGGTGGCATTCAATGCCCAACCGCGGCCGACCGGCCAGATACTGCTGGGCTCGTCGCGCCAGTTCGAGACGTCCGACCCCGCCGTCGAACTGCCGGTGCTCGCCCAGATGCTCGAGCGCTGCACACACTACCTGCCTGCGCTCGCGGGACTGAATGGCATCCGTGCCTGGACGGGCCTGCGCGCCGCGACGCCAGACGGTTTGCCGCTGATCGGCCGCATGGAGAGCGACGAAGACGGCACGAGATCGCATGAAGCGGCGGATAAAGGGGCGGGCATTTGGGTGGCAACGGGGCACGAGGGGCTCGGCGTGACGACCGCGCTTGCCACGGCCCGCCTGCTCGCCTCGCAAATGATCGGCTCGCATGCGGAACTCGATGCGACGCCGTATTTGCCGGGCCGGTTTCGCGCGTTACGGGGCGGAGCCGATGTGATGGAGCACGAGCGGCAATGA
- a CDS encoding alpha-amylase family protein has product MMGALAITGCGDTPADMRVKGIVWQADDATTRPAGDWDLLGAHELLIQWIVVDETAFVPHTGWREARQLPDFERIGREPWARNVILGLAGYMDERRARANVEKLAEMSAPLARLPLGLHVTGYYFPVEIDPTWRDAPNAFARALGKLPRPLWVTVYDSANVGAQTLADWLASWLPGDVGIFFQDGCGVDARVPRVAREYLDVLASRLGKDRVRVIAEAFRPSARGGFRSASADELRAQLTEYGGYGVYLFDGPHYVSAALTRALAPRAAKRRDAATAATAGRHGISSVPSD; this is encoded by the coding sequence ATGATGGGCGCGCTGGCGATCACGGGATGCGGCGACACGCCGGCCGACATGCGCGTGAAAGGCATCGTCTGGCAGGCCGACGACGCCACGACGCGACCGGCGGGAGACTGGGACCTGCTCGGCGCGCACGAGCTGCTGATCCAGTGGATCGTCGTGGACGAAACGGCTTTCGTGCCACATACAGGGTGGCGCGAGGCGCGGCAGTTGCCCGATTTCGAGCGGATCGGGCGCGAGCCCTGGGCGCGCAACGTGATTCTCGGACTTGCCGGGTACATGGACGAGCGCCGTGCGCGCGCCAACGTCGAGAAGCTCGCTGAAATGTCGGCCCCGCTCGCGCGCCTGCCGCTCGGGCTGCACGTAACCGGCTACTACTTTCCAGTGGAGATCGACCCGACCTGGCGCGATGCGCCGAACGCGTTCGCGCGTGCGCTCGGCAAGCTGCCGCGGCCGTTATGGGTAACGGTCTATGACAGCGCGAACGTCGGCGCGCAGACGCTGGCCGACTGGCTCGCCTCCTGGCTGCCGGGCGACGTGGGCATCTTTTTTCAGGACGGCTGCGGCGTTGATGCGCGTGTGCCGCGCGTGGCGCGCGAGTATCTCGACGTGCTCGCCTCGCGGCTGGGCAAAGACCGCGTGCGCGTGATCGCCGAGGCGTTTCGCCCGTCGGCGCGCGGCGGATTTCGCTCGGCAAGCGCGGACGAACTGCGTGCGCAACTGACCGAGTACGGCGGCTATGGCGTGTATCTGTTCGACGGCCCGCACTACGTGAGCGCCGCGCTGACGCGGGCGCTCGCGCCGCGAGCGGCGAAGCGGCGCGACGCGGCCACCGCCGCGACGGCGGGCCGCCACGGCATCAGCTCGGTGCCTTCAGATTGA
- a CDS encoding 2Fe-2S iron-sulfur cluster-binding protein yields MSAIEFETQLVVTVDDIAVCVPPGASVAAALAIAYGTDGTRRSVTGGPRAALCGMGVCQECRVSVDGCRHVLACQTVCCHGMAIETEHDR; encoded by the coding sequence ATGAGCGCAATCGAATTCGAAACACAACTCGTGGTGACGGTAGACGATATTGCCGTGTGCGTGCCGCCCGGGGCGAGCGTGGCTGCCGCATTGGCGATTGCATACGGGACGGATGGCACACGGCGCTCGGTAACAGGCGGTCCGCGCGCGGCGCTTTGCGGCATGGGCGTTTGCCAGGAGTGCCGTGTATCGGTCGACGGGTGTCGTCACGTGCTCGCCTGCCAGACGGTTTGTTGCCATGGCATGGCGATCGAGACGGAGCACGACCGATGA
- a CDS encoding dihydrodipicolinate synthase family protein, which produces MALVWKGVLPAVTTKFHEDFSIDRAWTKKNIEAQIDAGVDGIIVCGSLGEASTLSLDEKLEVLDVAVEAARGRVPVLLTIAENSTLDGCRQAERAASRGAAGYMVLPGLRYLSDRRETLHHFRSVANASPLPLMVYNNPLAYGVDMTPEMFAEIADEPKIVAIKESCGDVRRVTDLINAVGERYAILCGVDNLAVEAMLMGAHGWVAGLVCAFPHETVAIYRLVQQGRIAEALKIYRWFAPLLALDVSAKLVQNIKLAEAIVGLGTEPVRPPRLPLAGDERKTVEALIRQSIETRPPLPAN; this is translated from the coding sequence ATGGCACTTGTTTGGAAAGGCGTTCTACCCGCTGTCACGACGAAGTTCCACGAAGATTTCAGCATAGACCGTGCGTGGACAAAGAAGAACATCGAGGCCCAGATCGATGCCGGCGTGGACGGCATCATCGTATGCGGCTCGCTCGGCGAAGCCTCTACGCTGTCGCTCGACGAAAAGCTTGAGGTGCTCGACGTGGCAGTGGAAGCGGCGCGCGGCCGTGTGCCGGTACTGCTGACCATCGCCGAGAACAGCACGCTCGACGGCTGCCGGCAAGCCGAGCGCGCGGCCAGCCGCGGCGCGGCAGGCTACATGGTCCTGCCCGGGCTGCGCTATCTGTCCGACCGGCGCGAGACGCTCCATCATTTCCGCAGCGTCGCCAACGCCAGCCCGCTGCCGCTCATGGTCTACAACAACCCGCTCGCGTACGGCGTCGACATGACCCCCGAGATGTTCGCCGAGATCGCCGACGAGCCGAAGATCGTCGCGATCAAGGAATCGTGCGGAGACGTACGCCGCGTGACCGATCTCATCAACGCCGTCGGCGAACGCTATGCGATTCTTTGCGGCGTCGACAACCTCGCGGTGGAAGCGATGCTGATGGGCGCGCATGGCTGGGTCGCCGGACTCGTCTGTGCGTTCCCCCACGAAACGGTGGCGATTTATCGCCTCGTGCAGCAAGGCCGCATCGCCGAAGCGCTGAAGATCTACCGCTGGTTTGCGCCGTTGCTCGCACTCGACGTATCGGCCAAGCTCGTGCAGAACATCAAGCTCGCCGAAGCGATCGTCGGGCTCGGCACCGAGCCGGTGCGGCCGCCGCGCCTGCCGCTGGCCGGCGACGAACGCAAAACCGTCGAAGCGCTGATCCGGCAGTCCATCGAGACGCGCCCCCCTCTGCCGGCGAACTGA
- a CDS encoding 4-hydroxyproline epimerase produces the protein MKTIQIIDSHTGGEPTRLVMEGGPDLGRGPLPERLEILRARHDDWRAGVVTEPRGSDVVVGALLCEPHANDCAAGVIFFNNVGYLGMCGHGTIGLIASLAHLGRIAPGEHRIETPVGIVEAVLHRDGSVSVRNVPAYRYRRAVVVDVPGHGPLVGDVAWGGNWFFLVSEHGRALTPAHIGELTAFTHDVREALVAQGITGAQGALIDHIELFAQSPSGRADSRSFVLCPGDAYDRSPCGTGTSAKLACLAADGKLAAGDVWRQESIIGSAFEASYVPCEDTIDSVDCAPDAGPTIVPTIRGRAHIMAQGQLCFEDDDPFAAGIVLSRGA, from the coding sequence ATGAAGACGATACAGATCATCGATTCCCACACAGGCGGCGAGCCGACGCGGCTCGTCATGGAAGGCGGCCCCGACCTGGGCCGCGGGCCGTTGCCCGAACGGCTCGAGATACTGCGTGCGCGTCATGACGACTGGCGCGCCGGTGTCGTCACCGAGCCGCGGGGCTCGGATGTCGTGGTGGGCGCGCTGCTATGCGAACCGCACGCGAACGATTGCGCCGCAGGCGTCATCTTTTTCAACAACGTCGGCTATCTCGGCATGTGCGGCCATGGCACGATCGGGTTGATCGCATCACTCGCGCATCTCGGCAGGATCGCGCCGGGCGAGCACCGCATCGAGACGCCGGTTGGCATCGTCGAGGCGGTGCTGCACCGCGACGGCAGCGTATCGGTGCGCAACGTGCCGGCGTATCGCTACCGTCGCGCGGTCGTCGTCGATGTGCCGGGCCATGGGCCGCTTGTGGGCGATGTGGCTTGGGGAGGCAACTGGTTCTTCCTGGTGTCGGAGCATGGGCGTGCGCTGACGCCTGCGCATATCGGCGAGCTCACCGCGTTCACACATGACGTGCGTGAAGCGCTGGTCGCCCAGGGGATCACCGGGGCGCAGGGCGCACTCATCGATCACATAGAACTTTTCGCGCAGAGCCCGAGCGGGCGTGCGGACAGCCGCAGCTTCGTGCTTTGTCCGGGCGACGCCTATGACCGCTCGCCGTGCGGCACCGGTACGAGCGCCAAGCTGGCATGCCTCGCCGCGGACGGCAAGCTCGCCGCGGGCGACGTATGGCGTCAGGAAAGCATCATCGGCAGTGCCTTCGAGGCGAGCTACGTACCGTGCGAGGATACGATCGATTCGGTCGATTGCGCGCCAGACGCGGGGCCAACCATCGTGCCGACCATCAGAGGTCGCGCCCACATCATGGCGCAAGGGCAGCTCTGCTTCGAGGACGATGATCCTTTCGCGGCGGGCATCGTGCTTTCGCGCGGCGCATGA
- a CDS encoding AraC family transcriptional regulator, whose protein sequence is MTPMLSLPAMPAAMTLAEMLPSFYQLEPVFDALPDVVFFVKDGESRYALVNRTLATRCGCKEKQALIGKTTEQVFPSRFASTYMAQDRAILGGAAPMMDQLELHLYPGRQPGWCLSSKVPLRNAEGAIVGLAGISRDLNANEKTHPAYTRLANVVQYIQDHYVEPLNLTHLASMAGMSVAQLERYFHKVFHLTPRQVLLKTRLDAATALLVSSDKVTDVAALCGYTDHSAFTRQFKATVGVTPSEYRMLLTSGTGAR, encoded by the coding sequence ATGACGCCGATGCTTTCCTTGCCGGCAATGCCGGCGGCGATGACGCTTGCCGAAATGCTGCCGTCCTTTTATCAGCTCGAGCCCGTTTTCGATGCGCTGCCCGATGTCGTTTTCTTCGTCAAGGACGGCGAGTCGCGATATGCGCTCGTCAATCGAACGCTGGCGACGAGATGCGGTTGCAAGGAAAAGCAGGCGCTCATCGGCAAGACGACCGAGCAGGTGTTTCCGAGCCGTTTCGCGAGCACTTACATGGCGCAAGACCGTGCGATCCTCGGTGGCGCGGCGCCGATGATGGATCAGCTCGAGCTGCATCTTTATCCGGGCCGGCAACCGGGCTGGTGCTTGAGTTCGAAGGTGCCGCTGCGCAACGCCGAGGGTGCGATCGTCGGCCTCGCCGGCATTTCCCGCGATCTGAATGCCAACGAAAAGACGCATCCGGCCTACACGCGTCTCGCGAACGTCGTCCAATACATCCAGGACCACTACGTCGAGCCGCTGAACCTCACGCATCTCGCGAGCATGGCGGGCATGTCGGTTGCTCAGCTTGAACGCTACTTTCACAAGGTGTTTCATCTGACCCCGCGCCAGGTGCTGCTGAAAACACGGCTCGACGCGGCCACCGCGCTGCTGGTTTCGAGCGACAAGGTGACCGACGTGGCCGCGCTTTGCGGGTACACCGATCACAGCGCGTTCACTCGCCAGTTCAAGGCGACCGTGGGCGTGACGCCGAGCGAGTACCGGATGTTGCTCACGAGCGGCACTGGCGCACGATGA